The Calliphora vicina chromosome 3, idCalVici1.1, whole genome shotgun sequence genome contains a region encoding:
- the LOC135953188 gene encoding protein spitz-like, which translates to MMMMKDLKGFYIIQLLVTMSTVCQGCSSRAAPKPRPTLPSTMAPMTTPRPNITFPILNCPPPYAAWYCLNDATCFKVEIHNEVLYNCECANGYMGPRCEYKEIDGSYLPTRQRAMLETASIASGATLALIFMLVLCFSLYIRHEKQQKLKMSESSTMAHENAGMDEVDGITKIPEMRPFGPHHYQVLPLSSAFKR; encoded by the coding sequence atgatgatgatgaaggaTTTGAAAGGTTTCTATATAATACAACTGCTAGTAACGATGAGCACTGTGTGCCAGGGTTGTTCTTCACGAGCAGCACCCAAACCTAGACCAACATTGCCCTCCACCATGGCTCCGATGACAACACCCAGGCCGAATATAACATTCCCCATATTGAATTGTCCACCGCCGTATGCGGCCTGGTATTGTCTAAACGATGCCACATGCTTTAAGGTCGAAATCCATAACGAGGTCTTGTACAATTGTGAATGTGCTAATGGCTATATGGGTCCACGATGTGAATATAAAGAGATCGATGGTAGCTATTTGCCAACCAGACAACGTGCCATGTTGGAAACGGCCAGTATAGCTAGTGGTGCAACTTTAGCTTTAATATTTATGCTCGTTCTGTGCTTTTCACTTTATATACGACATGAGAAgcagcaaaaactaaaaatgagcGAAAGTTCTACAATGGCGCACGAAAATGCTGGCATGGATGAGGTTGATGGCATAACCAAAATTCCAGAAATGCGACCATTCGGTCCACATCATTATCAAGTTTTACCCTTATCATCGGCATTTAAACGTTAA
- the LOC135954934 gene encoding uncharacterized protein LOC135954934: MSTKRCYSLSETRIEEHLKLLEKLETLPLADSCCDICHCDCYNSHRSETDECCNSSKQVNKDSKLAADNNSLEEAVNTKVRKKKCASITTKSNRTTKSKQHSNETTLPNENLTFDALTTRKSRDPDLRKKRKAKRRSKSVALQRSQSQCSERHYTRDCEILQDLLTSLDDKNLSNLEIVGKSTETHKELVDTNKYTMISTSRTPLPLPQSYYSFSYLDDTDTSFAPIRLSESMANLCLAPTIKEAYNKVPDHDKRILNRMATKRTEQALAKENAWLARKYWENERYERELLKCEQMEEYKKAVRDKQFQDYLQTKARLNEIAQRDLSELQRLKESLQQKDDRTKKRLQSLRTERDLAVNQKRCEELRKMECVNLHQEEHNLDEMLRKSETCHRLTERLKRADHIRNKMLENYLKRLRYDNYIEQLQHEEHWREVQLNEKLKREQLKEQISRKRCRSQHFVETKQHRNETIRKTAKLSKSLRDIVRSSVTPETGVTLFGTGPSNNIGVNAQNSLSKLLLNRPF, translated from the coding sequence ATGAGTACGAAAAGATGTTATTCGCTAAGCGAAACACGTATCGAAGAACATCTTAAGCTGTTGGAAAAATTGGAAACACTGCCATTGGCAGATAGTTGCTGTGATATATGTCATTGTGATTGCTACAACAGTCATCGTAGTGAAACTGATGAGTGCTGCAATAGCAGCAAACAAGTTAACAAGGACAGTAAGCTAGCTGCAGACAATAATTCGCTGGAAGAAGCGGTCAACACAAAAGTTAGGAAAAAGAAATGTGCTTCCATAACCACAAAATCAAATCGTACAACCAAATCAAAACAACATTCCAATGAAACAACACTGCCAAATGAAAACTTAACTTTTGACGCATTGACTACAAGAAAATCAAGAGATCCAGATTTACGTAAGAAACGTAAAGCAAAGAGACGCTCTAAAAGTGTTGCGTTACAAAGAAGTCAAAGTCAATGTTCAGAACGCCATTATACTAGAGATTGTGAAATTTTGCAAGATCTTTTAACTTCACTggatgataaaaatttatcgaatttaGAAATTGTAGGCAAATCAACAGAGACTCATAAGGAATTGGTTGATACCAACAAATATACTATGATAAGTACTTCCAGAACTCCACTACCACTGCCACAAAGTTATTATTCGTTTTCCTATCTCGATGATACAGACACCAGTTTTGCACCCATAAGACTTAGCGAATCTATGGCCAATTTATGCTTGGCTCCTACCATTAAAGAAGCATATAATAAAGTACCTGATCACGATAAACGCATTTTAAATCGTATGGCCACAAAACGTACCGAACAGGCGTTGGCCAAGGAGAATGCTTGGCTAGCACGTAAATATTGGGAGAATGAACGTTATGAACGAGAACTTTTAAAATGCGAACAAATGGAAGAATATAAAAAGGCCGTGCGTGATAAACAATTTCAGGATTATCTACAAACCAAAGCCAGACTTAATGAGATCGCCCAACGTGACTTATCCGAATTGCAACGTTTAAAGGAATCCTTACAGCAAAAAGATGATCGTACAAAGAAACGTTTACAAAGTTTGCGCACTGAACGTGACTTAGCCGTTAATCAAAAGCGGTGTGAGGAACTGCGTAAAATGGAATGTGTCAATCTACATCAAGAAGAGCACAATTTGGACGAAATGCTACGTAAAAGTGAAACATGTCATCGTTTAACGGAGCGCCTAAAACGAGCCGATCATATACGCAATAAAATGTTGGAAAACTATCTAAAACGTTTACGCTATGACAACTACATTGAGCAATTGCAACATGAAGAGCACTGGCGTGAAGTTCAGCTAAACGAGAAATTGAAACGTGAACAATTGAAAGAACAAATTTCTCGTAAACGTTGTCGATCGCAACATTTTGTTGAGACAAAACAGCATCGTAATGAAACTATACGTAAAACTGCCAAACTTTCTAAAAGTTTGAGAGATATTGTACGTTCGTCGGTAACACCTGAGACAGGTGTTACACTTTTCGGTACTGGACCGTCGAATAATATTGGTGTAAATGCTCAGAATTCTTTGAGTAAATTGTTACTTAATCGTCCGTTTTAA
- the Ndfip gene encoding NEDD4 family-interacting protein 2, translated as MPDNNQGPPEPELGPPKADFSAPPPYELTNSHVNLTQQSQMPLNQQNLQQAPTLTEIPMHHGKLPTYEEVQMEKSLNGELPPGFLTTHTLQPPPLAPPPNPLLANLRDPPGSNGGGASGLTFIAIDASEAENLTNSSDNNLLGTDIMFIMAFVVAFLFNWIGFLMLTCFCHTIAARYGALSGFGLSLAKWTLIVKHSTDLASHENSWLWWLIMAFGFLICVRALIQYVSIKRTWRLLSTSAQERLLFFY; from the coding sequence atgccaGATAATAATCAAGGTCCGCCCGAGCCGGAATTGGGTCCACCCAAAGCAGATTTCAGTGCTCCGCCACCATATGAATTAACCAATAGTCATGTAAATCTAACACAACAATCGCAAATGCCATTGAACCAACAAAACCTTCAGCAAGCACCTACATTAACAGAAATACCCATGCATCATGGTAAATTACCCACATACGAAGAAGTTCAAATGGAGAAGTCACTGAACGGAGAATTGCCACCGGGATTTTTAACAACACATACCTTACAGCCGCCACCATTAGCACCTCCACCAAATCCATTATTGGCAAATTTACGTGATCCGCCTGGATCAAATGGTGGTGGCGCTTCTGGTTTAACATTTATTGCAATTGATGCCTCAGAGGCCGAAAATCTAACTAATTCAAGTGATAACAATCTCTTGGGTACAGACATCATGTTTATAATGGCATTTGTGGTGGCATTTTTATTCAATTGGATTGGCTTTCTAATGCTGACATGTTTCTGTCATACCATTGCGGCTCGTTATGGTGCCTTATCCGGCTTCGGTTTGTCTCTGGCTAAATGGACACTGATAGTGAAACATTCAACTGACTTGGCTTCGCATGAAAATTCCTGGTTATGGTGGCTAATAATGGCATTTGGCTTTTTAATTTGTGTGCGTGCTTTAATCCAATATGTTAGTATCAAGCGAACATGGCGCTTATTATCCACTTCGGCCCAAGAGCGTTTATTATTCttctattaa